Proteins co-encoded in one Chloroflexota bacterium genomic window:
- the dnaA gene encoding chromosomal replication initiator protein DnaA: protein MKSAKEIWETAKGSLQVQVNKANYETWIKDTVGISYQTGRFVVGTPKAFAKEYLEKRLRSLIEKTLISILGHETEVCFELCARPDPGVDSTAPRDYTSAPGQQRLPLHKLNPRYTFGAFVVGNSNRLAYAAALAVAEEPGAQYNPLFLYGDAGVGKSHLAHAIGNEACENGLCVAYASGEQFTSDFVKAIKERTSDQFRHKFVGVDLFIIEDIQFIIGKPQTQSSLFHILDDLQNANRQVVLTGNHPPQSLAPLQNEFRSRLECGLIARLRLPDFQTRLAILKAKAEKQKVQIDNAVCEFIAEQCQANIRNLEGLLNRVVAYSKIWRKPLSAALAREALQAITPEASEQNTSASAFTPASILTAVSNHFNISPEGMKGKSRDATSTLARQVAIYLIREKTSSAWQDIGQLLGGRDHSTVIRGYQRVSTFIPTDATIQNHISQILKSLELH from the coding sequence GTTCCCTTCAGGTTCAGGTAAACAAAGCTAATTACGAGACCTGGATCAAGGATACCGTCGGCATTAGCTACCAAACGGGCCGCTTTGTTGTCGGCACTCCCAAAGCCTTCGCCAAGGAGTATTTGGAGAAACGCCTTCGCTCCTTGATTGAGAAGACGCTGATCAGCATCCTGGGACATGAGACGGAAGTGTGTTTTGAGTTGTGCGCCCGTCCAGATCCAGGAGTTGACAGCACTGCACCACGCGACTATACTTCGGCCCCCGGCCAACAGAGGTTGCCTTTACACAAACTCAACCCACGGTACACCTTCGGAGCCTTCGTTGTGGGCAACTCTAATCGCCTCGCCTACGCCGCAGCTCTCGCCGTAGCTGAAGAGCCGGGGGCCCAATACAACCCCCTCTTCCTCTACGGGGATGCCGGTGTCGGTAAGAGCCACCTAGCTCACGCTATAGGGAATGAGGCCTGTGAGAATGGGCTTTGTGTCGCTTATGCCAGCGGCGAGCAATTCACCTCCGACTTCGTGAAGGCCATTAAGGAGAGAACGTCTGACCAGTTTCGCCATAAATTCGTCGGCGTTGATCTCTTTATCATCGAAGATATCCAGTTCATCATCGGCAAGCCCCAGACACAGAGTAGTCTGTTCCATATTCTCGATGATCTCCAGAATGCCAACCGCCAGGTAGTGTTGACAGGGAACCACCCACCCCAGTCGCTGGCGCCTTTACAGAACGAGTTCCGATCCCGACTCGAGTGTGGTCTCATCGCTAGGCTGCGGCTACCCGATTTCCAAACACGTCTAGCCATACTGAAAGCAAAAGCTGAAAAGCAAAAGGTGCAGATTGACAATGCGGTTTGCGAATTCATCGCTGAGCAATGTCAGGCCAACATCCGAAACCTCGAGGGACTCCTGAACAGGGTTGTTGCCTACTCTAAAATCTGGCGAAAGCCTCTCTCCGCAGCACTAGCGAGGGAGGCCCTGCAAGCTATAACCCCAGAAGCCAGTGAGCAAAACACGTCTGCTTCTGCCTTTACCCCAGCATCCATATTGACCGCTGTATCCAACCACTTCAACATCAGCCCTGAAGGCATGAAGGGTAAAAGCAGAGATGCCACCTCAACATTGGCACGTCAGGTTGCTATTTACCTCATCCGTGAGAAAACCAGTTCTGCCTGGCAGGATATCGGCCAGCTACTAGGAGGAAGGGATCACTCCACAGTTATCCGAGGTTACCAGAGAGTGTCAACCTTCATCCCTACTGATGCCACCATCCAAAATCATATCAGCCAAATCCTCAAGAGCCTCGAACTCCATTAG